From the Pongo pygmaeus isolate AG05252 chromosome X, NHGRI_mPonPyg2-v2.0_pri, whole genome shotgun sequence genome, one window contains:
- the LOC129024368 gene encoding chondrosarcoma-associated gene 2/3 protein gives MWMGLIQLVEGVKRKDQGFLEKEFSHKTNIKMRCEFLACWPAFTVLEEAWRDQVDWSRLLRDAGLVKMSRKPRASRPLSKNHPPTPKRFPRQPGREKGPVKEVPGTKGSP, from the exons ATGtggatgggcctcatccaattAGTTGAAGGTGTTAAGAGAAAAGACCAAGGTTTCCTGGAAAAGGAATTCTCCCACAAGACTAACATAAAAATGCGGTGTGAGTTTCTAGCCTGCTGGCCTGCCTTCACTGTCCTGGAGGAGGCATGGAGAGACCAGGTGGACTGGAGTAGACTGTTGAGAGACGCTGGTCTGGTGAAGATGTCCAGGAAACCACGAGCCTCCAGGCCATTGTCCAAGAACCACCCACCAACACCAAAGAG GTTCCCAAGACAACCCGGAAGGGAAAAGGGACCCGTCAAGGAAGTTCCAGGAACAAAAGGCTCTCCCTAA